Genomic window (Flavobacterium oreochromis):
AAGAAGATTACTTTAGTAGCATGACCTGCTTTTGAAACCGGCGTTACTATATTGTTAATATGATAAATAGGATATGAAACACGTGTATTTTGTGTAACAGAACCATCTTTAAAATCAATTTTACCGTCTACATCAACCGTTACGTTTTCTAACAAAGCATCACGCTTAATAGCTCCATAGATATCTGGCTCATTTTCTTTACTTAAGTCGATTGTTTTCGCATAGCAACCTCCTTCAAAGTTAAATACACCGTCATTATCCCATCCGTGTTCATCGTCTCCTATTAATTCACGTTTAGGATCTGTAGATAAAGTTGTCTTTCCTGTTCCTGACAAACCAAAAAACACAGCAACATCGCCATCTTTTCCTTTATTTGCTGAACAGTGCATAGAAGCCATCCCTTGTAATGGTAAATAGTAATTCATCATCGAGAATAGACCTTTTTTCATTTCTCCACCATACCAAGTACCTCCAATTAACTGGATTTTTTCTGTCAAGTTAAAAGCAATATAAACTTCAGAATTTAAACCATGTGTTTTGTAATCTGCAAAACCACGTTTTGATGCGTTCATTACTACAAAGTCAGGTTCACCATAATTAGCTAATTCTTCCTCTGTTGGACGGATAAACATATTTTTTACAAAATGTGCTTGCCAAGCTACTTCTACAATAAAACGAACTTTTAATCTTGTATTTTCATTAGCACCACAAAAAGTGTCTACTACAAAAAGTCTTTTCCCAGATAATTGTTCAACTGTATTTTGCTTTAGAGCATTCCAAGTGTCTGTGCTAATAGGCTTGTTATCGTTTACAGCTTTTTCAGAAGTCCACCAAATTGTGTCTTCTGTTACTGCATCTTTAACAATATATTTATCTTTAGGAGAACGACCAGTAAACTCACCTGTCATTACATTAACTGCCCCCAATTCAGTTAACTGCCCTCTTTCGTAACCTTCTAATTCAGGGCTTAATTCTTCCTGATACAATAATTCGTATGTAGGATTATATACAATTTCTTTAACGTCACTAATTCCGTATTTTTCTAACGAAATCGTTTTCGTTGGTGGTGTGTATGCTTCCATAAAATTATGATGTGTGTGTTCAATTTTAACGACAAAAGTATAAATATTATTTAAATAGACTCACAGTTTAGTTTTTTTTTGTGAAAATGTAACAAAAAGCCATAATCCAAGCAGATATTAACAATACTCCTCCTACAGGTGTAATTGGACCTAAAAATTTTAAATTTAAACCTGTAAGAGACTGGGTTGAAAGTAAAAAAATTGACACTGAGAAAAACAAAGTTCCTGATGCCACCAAATTAAAAATCATATTCTTTTGTTCTGGTAAAAAAATACTTGTTGTACCTAAAAACAATAAAAACAAAGCATGGTACATCATATAACGCACCCCGACTTCAAAAGAAGCCAACTGATCTAAGTTCAAAACTTTTTTAAGGGCATGTGCACCAAAAGCTCCTAGAATAATTGAAACTGCACCAAAAAACAAAGCCGTTAATAGAATTTTCTTATCCATTATATTAATTTTTTTCCAAATTTAATACAGTATTAGTGAAAAAAACGATATATTTTGTGTATTTCGTTTTTCAAAAAATAACATTTGATTACATTTGTGTTATTTTTATCACACCAAAAATGAGAAATGTACTAATCATTGGAGCAGGTCGTTCTGCTTCTTCTTTAATAAAATATCTTTTAGAAAAATCTGAAAGTGAAAATTTACATCTTACTATAGGTGATTTATCGTTAGAATTAGCACAACGTAAAACATTAGGACATAAAAACGCTACCCCTATTGCTTTAGATATTCATAATGCAGATCAACGACAAACCGAAATTAAAAAAGCAGACATAGTAATTTCAATGCTTCCCGCTCATATGCACATTGAAGTAGCAAAAGATTGTATATTGTATAAAAAACATATGGTTACCGCTTCATATATTAGCGATGCAATGCAAGCTTTAGATGATCAAGCGAAAGAAAATGGCTTAATTTTCATGAACGAAGTAGGCTTAGATCCAGGTATAGATCATATGAGTGCTATGAAAGTATTGGATGAAATCCGCGATCAAGGAGGTAAAATAATCCTTTTTGAATCATTTTGTGGAGGATTAGTAGCTCCAGAAAGTGATAATAATCTTTGGAATTACAAATTTACTTGGGCTCCTAGAAATGTGATATTAGCAGGTCAAGGAGGTGCTGCTAAATTTATTCAGGAAGGAACTTACAAATACATCCCTTACAATAAATTATTCCGTAGAACAGAATTCTTAGAAATTGAAGGATTCGGACGTTTTGAAGGATATGCTAATCGTGATTCTTTAAAATACAGAAGTGTTTACAATTTAGATGATGCTTTAACACTTTATAGAGGAACCATACGCAGAGTAGGCTATTCTAAAGCGTGGGATATGTTTGTTCAACTAGGTATGACAGACGACACATACATAATTGATGATTCTCATAATATGAGTTACCGTGAATTTGTAAACTTATTTTTACCTTATCATGCTAGTGATTCAGTTGAAATAAAACTACGTCATCAATTAAAAATAGATCAAGATGATGTAATGTGGGATAAATTAGTAGAATTAGACTTATTTAGTAATCAAAAAATACTTGGCATTAAAAATGCTACACCAGCACAAGCTTTAGAAAAAATCTTAACAGATTCTTGGACACTACAACCCGATGATAAAGATATGATTGTTATGTATCATAAATTTGGTTATGAATTAAATGGCGAACGAAAACAAATAGATGCTACTATGGTTTGTATAGGTGATGATCAAACCTATACTGCTATGGCAAAAACAGTAGGGTTACCTGTAGCCATGGCAACATTACAAATCTTAAATGGCAATATTACTACACCAGGAGTACAATTACCTATTAAAAAAGAAGTTTATACTCCAATATTAAAAGAATTAGAGGAATATGGTGTTATTTTTAATGAAATAGCGGTTCCATATAAAGGTTATAATTAATCTACCTACCTACTTATTTCAAAATCACTCATTATTTAATGGGTGATTTTTTTTATAAATTATCATTTAAAACTGAATGATTTTAACTATATTTTTTTATTTTATTTAAAAATAAACTAATTTTAAATTTCAATTTTAAACCAATGCGAATAAATCACTTACAGATTGAAATTGACGGTATAGATAAAGAAATCTTGCGTTATTTAATGGAAGATGCTCGTAAACCTATTTTACAAATTGCTAATAAAATAGGAATTTCAGGAGCAGCTATTCATCAACGATTACGGAAATTAGAGGAGGCAAAAGTTATTTCAGGCTCTAAATTTATTGTGAATACAAAAGTTTTAGGATATAGCACTATGGCTTTTGTGGGAATATACCTTGATCGCGCTGCCCGAAATTCAGAAGCGGTTAAAGAATTACGTAAAATACCAGAAGTATTAGAGTGTCATTACACAACAGGTAATTGGAGTATTTTAATAAAAATGATTTGTCGTGATAATGAGCATTTAATGCAGCTATTAAATGGCAAAATTCAATCTATAGAAGGAGTTTCTAGAACAGAAACTTTTATTTCATTAGACCAACAGATAGAACGACAAATTCAATTATAAGTACTATATAAAAAATGTCTTACAAGTAATTTTAAATGAATCACTTGTAAGACATTATAGGCACGTACAATATTATTAAAATTTAATCTCTTCTGCCAAAGACTTGCATCGCCCAATAAATCATAGACGCGACAGCACCAATAGCTGCTACTAAATAAGTCCTAGCAGCCCATTTTAAGGCATCTTCTGCCCCAGCATACTCTTCTTGACCTAACATATTTTTATTTTTCAACCATGCCAACGCTCGATTACTTGCGTCATATTCTACAGGTAAGGTAATCAAAGAAAATGCTGTTGCTAATGCCATCAGTACTAAACCTATTACAGCAACTACATAACCAATAGATAAGCCTTTTGAAGCAATTCCTAAAATAAGTCCCCCCATAACCAACCATTGTGATAATGAAGATGACACGTTAAGAATTGGAACTAACTTAGAACGCATGGTTAACCATTTATAAGCTTGCGCGTGTTGTACTGCATGACCTACCTCGTGTGCTGCTACCGCCGCCGCCGCCGCATTACGCTGATTGTAAACAGCTTCTGAAAGATTAACTGTTTTATCAGCAGGGTTGTAATGATCCGTTAATCGACCTGGAGTTGAGATTACTTCTACATCATATATTCCATGATCCTGTAGCATTTTCTGAGCAATTTCAGCTCCACTCATACCGTTTCGTAAATGTATTTTTGAATAATGATCAAATTTACTTTGCAAACGATTACTTACTAACCAGCTTACTAAAGCAATACCTCCCATTAAAATATAATATCCTATCATAATAATTTCTTTATTTTAATTAAATAAAACTACAAATTTCAAACCAATTCTTAAAAATGACAATTTGACATTCAATATCAAAACTAATTAATTGGGTTATTTTACAGTTAACAAAGAAATAACTTTTTAAATTATCCCATCATCTTTAAAAAAAAATGGCTTTATTATTAATTTATCTATCAATTTACTGTTTATTTAGTAGACATTAAGATACCTCTAAATTTTATATTTCCAAAGTTATTTTACTAAAAGAAAGTGTATTATTACATTAACTAACTCATCTGAAATGGGTAAATCTGGATTATTGTAAGTAGCAATATTTTCTTCTTTATTTAAACCTACTTTTTTCAGAACGTGATTCATTCCTTCAATAACTCCATTTTTTGAAGTTTTATAAGAGTCTGACAACAAATCTGCATCTTTTACAGATATCTGAATATCCGTAGTTCCTTGAAGAATGAGAATAGGAATATTTAATTTTCTAATATCTTCTTGTGGATTGTATTTAAACCAAGAAATCATATAAGGCTGGATACTTTTTCTAAATAATGTCTTTAACATTGGATTTACATTATCTACTTGTTCTCCGTTTTTTAATTTTTCTATAATAGGGAAACACATTTCTTTAACTATTATTGGTTGTGAACTTAATTGTTCTTTCAACATTAAATCAGCTGATTGTCCAGCACCAGCAAGAGAAATGAACTCATCTATATTTAACAAATTCATTCCTATCAGAGAACCTTCACTATGACCAATAACTATTACCCTATTAAAACACTTATCTTTCCTAAGTAATTCAACCCATTGTTGTGCATCTGAAATAAAATCTTCGAATAATAATTCATCTTCTTTTATTTCTATCATGAAACTTACAGCAACTCCTCTTTTGCGAATAGAAGCAATTCCTCGTTTTCCAAGTTCTTGTGCTAAAAATTTCAATGAATTATTTTTCATCATTGGATTATTACCCTCCCTATCTGTTGGACCGGATCCTTAGATAAGTAAAGCAACAGGATATTTTTTCTTTTGATCTGGTAAACATAAAGTACCTATCAATTTCCCTTTCTTAATTGGTATTTCAATTATAGTTTCAACAAAACCTTGAGCATCAGCAACTAATGAAACTAATACAAAAATTATAAGTAGAATCTTTTGTATTTATATTTTTATATTTATTAGACTTAAATTCTAATAAATGTTACAAAAAAAATCTCAAATCTCAATTTTAAACACTTCAAATATACAAAGCTAAGAATTGGATTTGAGATTTAATACTTTATTATTGTACTAGAAAAATTATACTATTTAAATTAAACAATGTATTTATTCTCTCTACTTAATAAAAATGAAAAATAACTAAGGAATTTATCTCACTAAGTTTATGATTTTCCCTGGAACAATAATCACATTTTTAGGAGTATGCCCTTGTAATTGTGCTTGGGTACGTTCATCTTTCATAATGATTTCTTCAATTTGCTCCTTAGTTAAATCCAAAGGTAATTCAATTTTAAAACGCATCTTTCCATTAAAAGAAACTGGATATTCTTTAGTACTTTCTACTAAGTAATTAGCTTGAAATTGAGGAAAATCTACAGTTGCAATAGAGCCTTTATGACCTAAAGTACTCCATAATTCCTCTGCAATATGAGGTGCGTAAGGTGAAATGATTACCGCTAGTGGTTCTAAAATAGCTCTATGATGGCATTTTTGTTGTGACAATTCATTGACACAAATCATAAACTGTGATACCGATGTGTTGAATGAGAAGCTTTCAATATCCTCGGTCACTTTTTTGATGGTTTTATGTAATGATTTGTACATATCAATTGTTGGCTCATCATCTGTAATAATACTTCCATTATCATCATAATATAAACGCCATAATTTTTTCAAGAAACCATACACACCTGTAATACCTGCTGTATTCCATGGTTTCGCTTGTTCTAACGGACCTAGGAACATTTCGTATAAACGCAAGGTATCTGCACCGTATTCATTGCAAATATCATCTGGGTTGACTACATTGTATTTCGACTTCGACATTTTTTCTACTTCTCGACCTACAATGTACTTACCATCTTCTAAAATAAACTCAGCATTAGCATAATCACTGTATAAAGGATGTGCTTTAAATTTTTCGATATCTAACTCATTGGTAATATCATTGATACAAGATAAATCTACGTGAATAGGATGAACATTTTTATCTTTAATTAATCCTTTAGAATATAAAGTCTTAGAATCTTCACTTCTATACACAAAAGCACTCATCCCTAAAATCATTCCTTGATTAATCAATTTTTTGAATGGTTCTTCAGTAGGCGCAAAGCCTCTATCTTTTAAAAATTTATTCCAAAAACGAGAATACAACAAGTGACCAGTGGCGTGTTCACTACCCCCTATATATAAATCGACATTTTCCCAATATTTTAAAGCTTCTTGGCTTGCAAATTCATCTTCGTTTTGGGCATCCATATAACGCATCCAGTACCAAGACGATCCTGCCCATCCTGGCATAGTGTTTAATTCCAATGGAAAAATGGTCTTGTTATCAATCAACTGATTGCTAACCACTGAACACTGAACGCTGTCCCAAGCCCAAACTGTAGCATTTCCTAATGGTGGTTGTCCATCTTCGGTAGGTAAATATTTTTCGACTTCTGGAAGAATAATGGGTAAATACTTAGCATCAATCATTTGTGGTAAACCATTTACATAATATACTGGAAATGGCTCGCCCCAATAACGTTGACGTGAGAAAACCGCATCGCGTAAACGGTAATTTACTTTAGCTTTTCCTACTCCAATTTTCTCTAACTCAGCAATTACTTTTTTCGTTCCTTCTTTGTAACCCAATCCGTTTAAGAAATCTGAATTTACTAATTCAAAGCCTTCTTTATCAGCAAAAGCTGCCTCTGAAATGTCTTGGTTGAAAATATTTTTTATAGGATTCATTCCCAAAGTTCCTTGGAAATGATTTGCAAACGCATAATCACGTTCGTCACCACAAGGAACTGCCATTACGGCTCCTGTTCCGTAACCAGCCAATACATAATCACCTATCCACACTGGTATTGGTTCTTTGGTAAATGGATGTTCCGCATACGCACCAGTAAATACACCCGAAATCGTTTTTACATCTGCCATACGCTCTCTTTCTGAACGTTTTGCAGTAGCTTCAATATAAGCTTCTACCGCAGCTTTTTGTTCCGAAGTGGTAATTTGCTCCACCAATTCGTGTTCTGGTGCCAACGTCATAAACGTAACTCCGAAAATAGTGTCAGGACGAGTGGTAAACACAGGAATTGTGAATTGCTTCGCCTGTTCGCTGTCGCTCGGGTGCGAATTGTGAATTTTAAATTCAACGTGAGCTCCCACCGATTTTCCAATCCAGTTACGTTGTGATTCTTTTAAAGATTCTGTCCAATCGATCGTTTCTAAACCTTGTAATAATCTTTCGGCATAGGCAGAAATGCGCATAGACCATTGGGTCATTTTTTTACGAATGACAGGATGCCCTCCACGTTCTGAAACACCGTTCACGATTTCGTCATTAGCCAAGACCGTTCCTAAAGCGGGACACCAGTTTACTTCAGTTTCTGCCAAATAGGTTAATCGATATTGTAATAAGATTTTTTGCTGTTCTTCGCTGGTGTATGATTTCCATTCCTCAGCCGTAAACACCGTAATAGCATCATCGCAAACAGCAGCTACATTTGCATTACCTTCATTTTCAAAGATTGCAATCAGAGTACTAATATCTTCTGCTTTATCACTAGTAATATTGTACCACGAGTTGAATAATTGGATAAAAATCCATTGCGTATATTTGTAATAATCAGGATTTGAAGTACGAACTTCACGATCCCAATCAAATGAAAAGCCTATTTTGTCTAACTGTTCGCGGTAACGTGTAATGTTTTCGCGAGTTGTTTTTTCAGGATGTTGTCCTGTTTGAATAGCATATTGCTCTGCTGGTAAACCAAACGAATCGTAACCTTGTGGATGGAGTACATTGAATCCTTGGTGGCGTTTGTAACGCGCTACGATGTCTGATGCGATATATCCCAGCGGATGCCCCACATGTAATCCAGCTCCAGATGGATAAGGAAACATGTCTAATACAAAATATTTAGGCTTATCTGAATTATTAGAAGCAGCAAATGTTTTATTATCTGCCCAGTAGCTACGCCATTTGGCTTCGATGTCGTTGTGAAAATATTTCATTTTTATCTTTATTTATTTGGCTGTAATTCCAAATGATTTTTAATAACTTTTTAAAGTAGGGTAGAAGAATTAATCAAGCTTTCCGATAAAACCTAACCCATATGTATTTTGATTTAAAATAGGGTATGCTATATAGCTCATTCTTTTATCCTTTTTGCGTTCATCCCATCTAAAAGGACTCCAATAATGTACTATAATTGCAGAAGCCATTCCTATACCTGCACCTGCGGCAACATCTCCTGGCCAATGACGTGTATTAGCAACTCTTAAAATTCCTGTAGCAGTTGCAAATAAAAAACCAGAAGCAGCATACAATGTATTTGAATCTTTATATTCTAAATATTGAATCATAGCATTCGTAAATGCAGTTGATGCGTGTCCTGAAGGGAACGAATTACGAGCAGATCCATCAGGACGTAAGTCTCCAACAGAATTTTTTAGTCCATGTACAAGCGCAGCACTAATAAGATTAGAAACTATTTGATTTGTAATCATTTGTTTATAGCCATGCTTGCTTTCAATACCTATACTTTTACCTGCTAAGGTTTGAACAATAGGTACATATTGAATGTAATCATCAACTTTTGTGCTAAAAGATTCTCCAAATAATCTATTTTTAAAATCAAGCAACTGATCACGCCAAGCAGGATTACGCAAAATAACACCTGAAGCTATTAATGTTGTAGGAATAATCATTTTTTTTATACGAAAAGTATCTTGATTATTAGCCTTCTTTTGTTGTATTGTGTCTGTTACTTGTGCAAAACTAGAAAGGATACATAGGTAACTAATTAATAAGAAATAAATCAATTTTTGTTTTTTCATAATCTATTTTTAAAAAGTAATTGATAAACCTAATGTTTTGAAAGCACCTGTATTAGCACCTATTACATTCATTTGATATTTAGGTTTATTTAATTGTAATCCTATATTTTTATTAACGTCTTTAAACCTTCTTTTTGCAATATTTTTACCAGAAAAATATCCTATTAATAAGGCTAAAGGATAATCTGAAATCCAATGTACCTCACTTTGAACCATTTGAAAACACATACCAGCAATTAATGTATACCCAACGGGCTTGATCCATTTATAATCTGGATAATTAGTAGTGATAACAGTTAAGGCAGACATAATTGTAGTTAAATGTCCTGAAGGCATAGCATCATAATGTGGAGTAGATTTTGCATAAGCTGGAAAACTAGGAAAAGGATTCCATTCACCTCCTGGATGACCATTTTCACGTGCAATAAATGGGCTTTCACGTCCTGTAACTCGCTTCAAAAATTGAACGTATACACCTGACAATGCTAAACTTTCAACTAGTCCGCTTGCTGTTGATAAAGCTCTGTAATCATTACTAAGTAATCCAAAAGTTGTAAACCCAGCCGTTAATAAAATAACGGTGGTACCATTACCTATTAAGTAAAGACCAGCCCCTACATTTTTAGGAATATTCTGTAAGGGTCCGAATTTACCATATATATTGTTTGGACTTAACCCTATACGATCAGAAAATTCACGTGATGAATTAGTAATTGATTGATCAAAAGGAACCAACATAGCAGTACTTGCAACGGCTCCTCCTAAATACCAACCATGATCTTTAGCAACAAAATCTTTACTTGTATTTATAAAATCCTTTGGTAAAAAAGTAATAGCATCTAAAATCCGAGGTTTATTATAAATTCGAGTTGTATTTAAGTCAATTTCATAGGACTGAGTTTTATCTTGCGATTCAATTTTATCAGTTTTGATTGCTACTAAGGTATCATTAATTTGACTGAATAACCCCATATTCAATAGCAAACAATAGTAAAAAGCTATTTTTCTCAACTGTTTTTTATTTAAGATTTGTGCAAATTTACATTTATTATAAGAAAGTGGAAACTTTGAGCGTTATTAACTTTACATAAAGAAAATCTTTGTTATTTTTACCGCAAATAAATATACTGTATGAGTTCATCTTTTGATAAGTTTCAAAAACGTCGATTAATTACATCGTATTTTTCAGTGGTACTAAGTGTAGGTTTAGTACTTTTTATGTTAGGATTACTGGCATTATTTATCGTTAATGCAAAAAAATTGTCAAATGATTTCAAGGAAGGAATTACTATGACTGTTTTTTTTTAAGGACGACGCTAAGGATACTACCTTAACAAAATATGGAGAAATGCTTAAAGAAGCTAAGTTTGCTAAAAATTATGTTTTTATTTCAAAAGAGCAAGCTGCCAAAGAACATGAAAAAACGTTAGGAGAGAATTTCACAGAGTTCTTAGGAATGAATCCTCTTAAAAACTCTTTTGATATTCACTTACGTGCAGATTACGTAGAAAATGACAGCGTAGCAAAGATTGAACGCAAACTAAGAGAAAACCCTCTAGTTGCTGATATTTTTTATGATAAACAATTAGTTAAAATGGTTAACGAAAATGTTAAAAAAGCTAGCATGTGGATCCTTATCATAAGTGGTTTTCTTACTATAGTAGCTGTTTTATTAATTAATAGTTCACTACGTTT
Coding sequences:
- the pckA gene encoding phosphoenolpyruvate carboxykinase (ATP), whose protein sequence is MEAYTPPTKTISLEKYGISDVKEIVYNPTYELLYQEELSPELEGYERGQLTELGAVNVMTGEFTGRSPKDKYIVKDAVTEDTIWWTSEKAVNDNKPISTDTWNALKQNTVEQLSGKRLFVVDTFCGANENTRLKVRFIVEVAWQAHFVKNMFIRPTEEELANYGEPDFVVMNASKRGFADYKTHGLNSEVYIAFNLTEKIQLIGGTWYGGEMKKGLFSMMNYYLPLQGMASMHCSANKGKDGDVAVFFGLSGTGKTTLSTDPKRELIGDDEHGWDNDGVFNFEGGCYAKTIDLSKENEPDIYGAIKRDALLENVTVDVDGKIDFKDGSVTQNTRVSYPIYHINNIVTPVSKAGHATKVIFLTADAFGVMPPVSKLTPEQTKYYFLSGFTAKLAGTERGVTQPEPTFSACFGKAFLSLHPTKYGEELVKKMEQHNAKAYMVNTGWNGTGKRISIKDTRAIIDAILDGSIENAETAMVPVFNFNIPTSLPNVDTAILDPRNTYVDASEWTTKAEDLAGRFIKNFVQYTDNEEGERLVQAGPQL
- a CDS encoding DUF423 domain-containing protein; amino-acid sequence: MDKKILLTALFFGAVSIILGAFGAHALKKVLNLDQLASFEVGVRYMMYHALFLLFLGTTSIFLPEQKNMIFNLVASGTLFFSVSIFLLSTQSLTGLNLKFLGPITPVGGVLLISAWIMAFCYIFTKKN
- a CDS encoding saccharopine dehydrogenase family protein, yielding MRNVLIIGAGRSASSLIKYLLEKSESENLHLTIGDLSLELAQRKTLGHKNATPIALDIHNADQRQTEIKKADIVISMLPAHMHIEVAKDCILYKKHMVTASYISDAMQALDDQAKENGLIFMNEVGLDPGIDHMSAMKVLDEIRDQGGKIILFESFCGGLVAPESDNNLWNYKFTWAPRNVILAGQGGAAKFIQEGTYKYIPYNKLFRRTEFLEIEGFGRFEGYANRDSLKYRSVYNLDDALTLYRGTIRRVGYSKAWDMFVQLGMTDDTYIIDDSHNMSYREFVNLFLPYHASDSVEIKLRHQLKIDQDDVMWDKLVELDLFSNQKILGIKNATPAQALEKILTDSWTLQPDDKDMIVMYHKFGYELNGERKQIDATMVCIGDDQTYTAMAKTVGLPVAMATLQILNGNITTPGVQLPIKKEVYTPILKELEEYGVIFNEIAVPYKGYN
- a CDS encoding Lrp/AsnC family transcriptional regulator, whose amino-acid sequence is MRINHLQIEIDGIDKEILRYLMEDARKPILQIANKIGISGAAIHQRLRKLEEAKVISGSKFIVNTKVLGYSTMAFVGIYLDRAARNSEAVKELRKIPEVLECHYTTGNWSILIKMICRDNEHLMQLLNGKIQSIEGVSRTETFISLDQQIERQIQL
- a CDS encoding zinc metallopeptidase, with translation MIGYYILMGGIALVSWLVSNRLQSKFDHYSKIHLRNGMSGAEIAQKMLQDHGIYDVEVISTPGRLTDHYNPADKTVNLSEAVYNQRNAAAAAVAAHEVGHAVQHAQAYKWLTMRSKLVPILNVSSSLSQWLVMGGLILGIASKGLSIGYVVAVIGLVLMALATAFSLITLPVEYDASNRALAWLKNKNMLGQEEYAGAEDALKWAARTYLVAAIGAVASMIYWAMQVFGRRD
- a CDS encoding alpha/beta hydrolase: MMKNNSLKFLAQELGKRGIASIRKRGVAVSFMIEIKEDELLFEDFISDAQQWVELLRKDKCFNRVIVIGHSEGSLIGMNLLNIDEFISLAGAGQSADLMLKEQLSSQPIIVKEMCFPIIEKLKNGEQVDNVNPMLKTLFRKSIQPYMISWFKYNPQEDIRKLNIPILILQGTTDIQISVKDADLLSDSYKTSKNGVIEGMNHVLKKVGLNKEENIATYNNPDLPISDELVNVIIHFLLVK
- the leuS gene encoding leucine--tRNA ligase, which codes for MKYFHNDIEAKWRSYWADNKTFAASNNSDKPKYFVLDMFPYPSGAGLHVGHPLGYIASDIVARYKRHQGFNVLHPQGYDSFGLPAEQYAIQTGQHPEKTTRENITRYREQLDKIGFSFDWDREVRTSNPDYYKYTQWIFIQLFNSWYNITSDKAEDISTLIAIFENEGNANVAAVCDDAITVFTAEEWKSYTSEEQQKILLQYRLTYLAETEVNWCPALGTVLANDEIVNGVSERGGHPVIRKKMTQWSMRISAYAERLLQGLETIDWTESLKESQRNWIGKSVGAHVEFKIHNSHPSDSEQAKQFTIPVFTTRPDTIFGVTFMTLAPEHELVEQITTSEQKAAVEAYIEATAKRSERERMADVKTISGVFTGAYAEHPFTKEPIPVWIGDYVLAGYGTGAVMAVPCGDERDYAFANHFQGTLGMNPIKNIFNQDISEAAFADKEGFELVNSDFLNGLGYKEGTKKVIAELEKIGVGKAKVNYRLRDAVFSRQRYWGEPFPVYYVNGLPQMIDAKYLPIILPEVEKYLPTEDGQPPLGNATVWAWDSVQCSVVSNQLIDNKTIFPLELNTMPGWAGSSWYWMRYMDAQNEDEFASQEALKYWENVDLYIGGSEHATGHLLYSRFWNKFLKDRGFAPTEEPFKKLINQGMILGMSAFVYRSEDSKTLYSKGLIKDKNVHPIHVDLSCINDITNELDIEKFKAHPLYSDYANAEFILEDGKYIVGREVEKMSKSKYNVVNPDDICNEYGADTLRLYEMFLGPLEQAKPWNTAGITGVYGFLKKLWRLYYDDNGSIITDDEPTIDMYKSLHKTIKKVTEDIESFSFNTSVSQFMICVNELSQQKCHHRAILEPLAVIISPYAPHIAEELWSTLGHKGSIATVDFPQFQANYLVESTKEYPVSFNGKMRFKIELPLDLTKEQIEEIIMKDERTQAQLQGHTPKNVIIVPGKIINLVR
- a CDS encoding phosphatase PAP2 family protein; translation: MKKQKLIYFLLISYLCILSSFAQVTDTIQQKKANNQDTFRIKKMIIPTTLIASGVILRNPAWRDQLLDFKNRLFGESFSTKVDDYIQYVPIVQTLAGKSIGIESKHGYKQMITNQIVSNLISAALVHGLKNSVGDLRPDGSARNSFPSGHASTAFTNAMIQYLEYKDSNTLYAASGFLFATATGILRVANTRHWPGDVAAGAGIGMASAIIVHYWSPFRWDERKKDKRMSYIAYPILNQNTYGLGFIGKLD
- a CDS encoding phosphatase PAP2 family protein, which gives rise to MRKIAFYYCLLLNMGLFSQINDTLVAIKTDKIESQDKTQSYEIDLNTTRIYNKPRILDAITFLPKDFINTSKDFVAKDHGWYLGGAVASTAMLVPFDQSITNSSREFSDRIGLSPNNIYGKFGPLQNIPKNVGAGLYLIGNGTTVILLTAGFTTFGLLSNDYRALSTASGLVESLALSGVYVQFLKRVTGRESPFIARENGHPGGEWNPFPSFPAYAKSTPHYDAMPSGHLTTIMSALTVITTNYPDYKWIKPVGYTLIAGMCFQMVQSEVHWISDYPLALLIGYFSGKNIAKRRFKDVNKNIGLQLNKPKYQMNVIGANTGAFKTLGLSITF